The following coding sequences are from one Nicotiana tabacum cultivar K326 chromosome 1, ASM71507v2, whole genome shotgun sequence window:
- the LOC107764535 gene encoding hsp70-Hsp90 organizing protein 3-like, producing MADEAKAKGNAAFSAGNFTDAITHFTEAINLSPTNHVLYSNRSAAYASIGKYSDALSDAQKTVDLKSDWAKGYSRLGAAHLGLHHYDEAVSAYKKGLEIDPNNEALKSGLSDAQAAQARSRGPASSANPFGDAFSGPEMWAKLTADSSTRAYLNQPDFVNMMKDIQKNPSNLNLYLKDQRVMQALGVLLGMKLSTRMPEEEDAEMPEPSPERKRPAEEEKKRPEPEPEPEPMEVGEEEKEIKERKAKAQKEKEAGNAAYKKKDFETAIQHYSKAIELDDEDISFITNRAAVYLEMGKYEDCIKDCDQAVERGRELRSDFKMIARALTRKGTALAKMAKSSKDFEVAIEVFQKALTEHRNPDTLKKLNDAEKARKELEQQEYFNPQIADEEREKGNQFFKEMKYPEAVKHYTESIKRNPKDPRAYSNRAACYTKLAALPEGLKDAEKCIELDPTFVKGYTRKGAVQFFMKEYEKAMETYQEGLKHDPQNQELLDGVKRCVEQINRGSRGDLTPEELKERQAKGMQDPEIQNILTDPVMRQVLTDFQENPKAAQDHMKNPLVMNKIQKLINAGIVQVK from the exons ATGGCCGACGAAGCTAAGGCCAAGGGCAACGCCGCCTTCTCCGCCGGCAATTTCACCGACGCTATTACCCACTTCACTGAAGCCATCAATCTTTCACCAACTAATCACGTTCTTTACTCCAACCGATCTGCTGCTTACGCATCCATCGGAAAATATTCCGACGCTTTATCCGATGCTCAAAAAACAGTTGACCTAAAATCCGACTGGGCTAAAGGCTACTCTCGTCTTGGCGCGGCACACTTAGGTCTTCACCATTACGACGAAGCCGTTTCTGCTTACAAGAAGGGCCTTGAAATTGATCCAAATAACGAGGCCTTAAAATCTGGCCTTTCTGATGCTCAGGCAGCTCAGGCCCGATCTCGTGGCCCGGCTAGTTCTGCAAACCCTTTCGGTGATGCGTTTTCTGGACCCGAGATGTGGGCTAAGTTGACTGCCGACTCAAGTACACGGGCTTACTTGAACCAGCCCGATTTTGTTAACATGATGAAAGATATTCAAAAGAATCCGAGTAATCTGAACCTTTATTTGAAGGATCAAAGGGTAATGCAAGCACTTGGGGTTTTATTAGGTATGAAATTGTCGACGAGGATGCCGGAggaggaggatgctgagatgCCGGAACCTTCGCCGGAGAGGAAGAGGCCTGCGGAGGAGGAGAAGAAGCGGCCCGAGCCCGAACCGGAGCCCGAGCCAATGGAAGTGGGTGAGGAGGAGAAGGAGATTAAAGAGAGGAAAGCAAAGGCACAGAAGGAGAAGGAAGCGGGTAATGCGGCTTACAAGAAGAAGGATTTCGAGACTGCAATTCAGCATTATAGCAAGGCTATTGAGCTTGATGATGAGGATATTTCATTCATTACTAACCGTGCTGCTGTCTACTTGGAGATGGGAAAG TATGAGGATTGCATCAAAGATTGTGACCAAGCTGTTGAAAGGGGGAGAGAGCTAAGGTCAGACTTTAAAATGATTGCAAGGGCTCTGACTCGAAAGGGAACTGCCTTGGCAAAGATGGCAAAAAGTTCAAAGGATTTTGAAGTTGCAATTGAGGTTTTCCAGAAAGCCCTGACTGAACATCGCAACCCGGATACTCTGAAGAAACTCAATGATGCTGAGAAGGCGAGAAAGGAATTAGAGCAGCAAGAGTATTTCAATCCGCAAATAGCAGACGAAGAGCGTGAGAAAG GAAACCAGTTCTTCAAAGAGATGAAATATCCCGAGGCGGTTAAGCATTACACTGAATCCATAAAGAGGAATCCTAAAGACCCGAGG GCATATAGCAACCGGGCTGCTTGCTACACGAAGTTAGCTGCATTGCCTGAGGGGCTCAAGGATGCTGAGAAGTGCATTGAGCTTGATCCAACATTTGTAAAGGGCTACACCAGGAAAGGTGCTGTTCAATTCTTCATGAAAGAGTACGAAAAAGCTATGGAAACTTACCAGGAAGGATTGAAGCATGATCCTCAGAATCAGGAACTGCTAGATGGTGTGAAGAG ATGTGTGGAGCAAATAAACAGGGGAAGCCGTGGAGATCTAACTCCAGAGGAACTCAAAGAGAGACAG GCCAAGGGAATGCAGGATCCAGAAATTCAGAACATCCTTACAGACCCAGTAATGAGACAG GTGCTAACTGACTTTCAAGAGAACCCAAAAGCTGCGCAGGATCATATGAAGAACCCTCTTGTGATGAACAAGATCCAAAAGTTGATTAATGCAGGAATTGTCCAAGTTAAATAA